From Leptotrichia wadei, one genomic window encodes:
- a CDS encoding SemiSWEET family transporter, producing the protein MSEKNLKILGWLGTLLSVIMYVSYVPQIMGNLHGHKTFFLQPLAATINCAIWTSYGLLKEQKDYPLSAANLPGVIFGFLATVTAF; encoded by the coding sequence ATGAGTGAAAAGAATTTAAAAATTTTAGGATGGCTTGGAACATTACTTTCTGTAATAATGTACGTATCTTATGTTCCCCAAATTATGGGAAACTTACACGGTCACAAAACATTTTTTTTACAACCTTTGGCAGCTACTATTAACTGTGCAATATGGACAAGTTATGGACTTTTAAAAGAACAAAAGGATTATCCATTATCAGCAGCAAATTTACCAGGAGTAATTTTTGGATTTTTAGCAACAGTAACAGCGTTTTAA